A window of the Actinobacillus genomosp. 1 genome harbors these coding sequences:
- a CDS encoding redoxin family protein gives MKKAFLFLPLLLLVALVAFLTVPLMSKDALSPTEDWRDKPLPEFVGKNLLDHHAHINNNSLPKEPYILNVWASWCTWCIKEFPILLKLKEQGVPIVGLTYSDQPNDAREALGRWGNPFDLVIDDYEKGFLIQTLKVSSAPSSYLIDKHGVVRYQQKGYNPDFEQDFLPRLKALQEEK, from the coding sequence ATGAAAAAAGCGTTTTTATTTTTACCCTTATTATTATTGGTTGCATTAGTCGCATTTCTAACGGTTCCGTTAATGAGCAAAGATGCGCTTTCGCCGACCGAAGATTGGCGAGATAAACCTCTTCCGGAATTTGTCGGTAAAAATTTACTCGATCACCATGCGCATATTAATAATAACAGTTTGCCGAAAGAGCCTTATATTTTAAACGTTTGGGCAAGTTGGTGTACTTGGTGTATTAAAGAATTTCCGATTTTACTCAAATTGAAAGAGCAAGGTGTGCCGATTGTCGGTCTTACTTATTCCGATCAGCCGAATGATGCGCGTGAAGCATTGGGGCGTTGGGGGAATCCGTTCGATTTAGTAATTGATGATTATGAAAAAGGATTTTTAATCCAAACGTTAAAAGTATCGTCCGCACCTTCCAGTTATTTGATTGATAAGCACGGTGTGGTGCGTTATCAGCAGAAAGGGTATAACCCTGATTTCGAACAGGATTTTCTTCCTCGTTTAAAAGCATTACAAGAGGAAAAATAA
- a CDS encoding TPR domain-containing protein, with product MKTRQQLNQENYQQAVKFADNFTSDLKAEYLAEAQERYQFEQRQISESLQNLGQKRPLALFALLLVILLVAGVAYWQTGRYQIVQAGNQMHQAFQVQTQLEDKEQKNYRYITNLQDRLRATPNDGDLWYELGQAYALNNDFESALVCYDNALKVLGEKAAIFGAMATVEYYANQNKLSEKARQWVDKALRLDQKESSSLLLLASDAYAKKDYRQAIDLWRKVLDSDNESINRRAIIQSMQAAREMMN from the coding sequence ATGAAAACAAGACAACAACTTAACCAAGAGAATTATCAACAAGCGGTTAAATTTGCTGATAATTTTACCTCGGATTTGAAAGCGGAATATCTTGCCGAAGCACAGGAACGTTATCAATTCGAACAGCGGCAAATATCCGAAAGTTTGCAAAATTTGGGGCAAAAACGACCGCTTGCGCTATTTGCTTTATTATTGGTTATCTTACTGGTTGCCGGTGTAGCTTATTGGCAAACGGGCCGTTACCAAATTGTACAAGCCGGAAATCAAATGCACCAAGCCTTCCAAGTTCAAACACAGTTGGAAGACAAAGAGCAGAAAAATTATCGATATATTACTAATTTACAAGACCGTTTACGGGCAACGCCGAATGACGGAGATCTTTGGTATGAATTAGGACAGGCTTATGCGTTGAATAACGACTTTGAGTCCGCATTAGTTTGTTATGACAATGCGCTGAAAGTATTAGGCGAAAAAGCGGCTATTTTCGGTGCAATGGCAACCGTGGAGTATTATGCTAACCAGAATAAACTTTCGGAAAAAGCAAGACAATGGGTAGATAAGGCATTGCGCTTAGATCAGAAAGAAAGTTCAAGTTTATTGCTATTAGCTTCGGATGCTTACGCTAAAAAAGACTACCGACAAGCGATAGATTTATGGCGTAAAGTATTAGATAGTGATAATGAGTCGATAAACCGTCGTGCAATTATTCAGAGTATGCAGGCGGCACGTGAAATGATGAATTAA
- the hutZ gene encoding heme utilization protein HutZ, with protein sequence MTATNRQEVLQNRLGPEIQELKQDIQTIVLSTVDKDGNPNVSYAPFVINDGEYQVLISTIARHARNLIEVPKVSLMLIDDEKNSRQIFARRRLTFDATARMIERGTQEWESGLTALKVRHGELIDELAKMQDFNLFSFKPTHGLFVKGFGKAFEVSPDDLVSFVHLDEGHKTE encoded by the coding sequence ATGACAGCGACAAATCGCCAAGAAGTATTACAAAATCGTTTAGGGCCGGAAATTCAAGAATTAAAACAGGATATTCAAACTATTGTACTTTCTACGGTAGATAAAGACGGCAATCCGAATGTCAGTTACGCCCCTTTTGTAATTAATGACGGTGAATATCAAGTGCTGATTTCAACCATTGCACGTCACGCTCGTAATTTAATTGAAGTACCGAAAGTTTCGTTAATGCTGATTGACGATGAGAAGAACAGTCGCCAGATTTTTGCGCGTCGCCGTTTAACTTTTGATGCGACGGCTCGAATGATTGAACGTGGAACACAAGAGTGGGAAAGCGGATTAACCGCTTTAAAAGTGCGCCATGGCGAGTTAATTGACGAACTGGCAAAAATGCAAGATTTTAATTTATTTAGCTTTAAACCGACTCACGGGCTTTTTGTGAAAGGCTTCGGTAAGGCATTTGAGGTCAGCCCTGATGATCTTGTGAGCTTTGTGCATTTGGATGAAGGTCATAAAACAGAATAA
- a CDS encoding TonB-dependent hemoglobin/transferrin/lactoferrin family receptor — protein sequence MIMIKIRFNLSIIALCVLQYNVALAEENAELDTVVVKESEQPQKIAEIKKSAKQLAKQQVQDSRDLVRYETGVTVVETGRMGSSGYAIRGVDENRVAITVDGLHQAETLSSQGFKELFEGYGNFNNTRNSVEIETLKQATIRKGADSVHVGSGALGGTVVFETKDARDFLTEKDYHIGYKTGYSTADNQRANSLTLAGRYKNFDLLAIKTLRNGHELENYDYKRADGLLQGKKREKADPYSIKKDSTLIKFGYSPSENHRFSVVADLYEKTNRGHDFSYNLKPTTFINVNEKELRHTNDKSKRQNYAFVYENFSQNPFWDTLKVTYSTQKIKNRARTDDYCDGKHCDETSNPAGLQLKDGKVVDRDGNKPKLGVDDLGLTTISDSTGTSTKGINLVKDFWFDCTIFDCNAPVTAYKKGYDGISSKEVMLDRVYTDKNGKKFAAISRKNAFNSVLLPESKGYTENIYTERDLDTNTKQINLDLTKTLSLFDKEHSLEYGGAYNQTEKKMVNRSGFGAFGQAQWWAKRFFGFRTNFAKGGVEEAITCENATGADQWNGLLCPSEGEFSFLIPVKAENASLYFADNIKANDYLSFNIGYRYDDIKYKPEYIAGKTAKIPDDMLQGLFVPLPDKPSKEDIRKNAEDNIRYLSRKTLYQKHSYSLGATADPFKFLQIQLKYSNGFRAPTSDELYFTFKHPDFTILPNVNLKAEHAETKEAALTLHGDLGFITTSYFKTDYDNFIDLKYLGAKNLVNAFGGSATARPYQIYQNINRQEAKVNGLEINSKLHFGQLWQLLNGFSASYKYTYQKGKIDGNIPLNAIQPRTSVFGLGYAHPEDKFGLDVYVTRVSAKKAEDTYNMYHAEEKADNSHLKWRSGAYTIVDLIAYAKPLKNVTLQAGVYNLQNRKYLTWESARSIRPFGTSNLIDQKTGAGLARFYAPERNFKLTAEVTF from the coding sequence ATCATAATGATTAAGATTCGTTTTAATCTGTCGATTATTGCGCTTTGCGTATTGCAATACAATGTTGCGCTTGCAGAAGAAAATGCCGAGTTAGATACCGTAGTAGTTAAAGAGTCCGAACAGCCGCAAAAAATTGCCGAAATAAAGAAATCGGCTAAACAGCTTGCTAAACAGCAGGTTCAAGATTCACGAGATTTAGTGCGTTATGAAACCGGCGTGACGGTTGTTGAAACGGGGCGAATGGGCAGTAGCGGCTATGCGATTCGAGGCGTTGATGAGAATCGTGTCGCGATTACCGTTGATGGTTTACATCAAGCGGAAACACTCTCATCTCAAGGGTTTAAAGAACTGTTTGAAGGTTATGGTAATTTTAATAACACGCGTAATAGTGTTGAAATTGAAACTTTGAAGCAGGCGACTATTCGAAAGGGGGCTGATTCGGTACATGTCGGTAGCGGAGCATTAGGAGGAACGGTCGTATTCGAAACCAAAGACGCGCGAGATTTTTTAACTGAAAAAGATTATCACATTGGCTATAAAACGGGTTATTCAACGGCAGATAATCAACGAGCTAACTCCTTGACTCTTGCCGGACGTTATAAAAATTTTGATTTGCTGGCGATTAAAACGTTACGTAACGGACACGAATTGGAAAACTATGATTATAAACGTGCCGATGGGTTACTACAGGGAAAAAAACGTGAAAAAGCCGATCCTTATTCGATTAAGAAAGACAGTACATTAATTAAATTCGGTTATTCGCCGTCTGAAAATCATCGTTTCAGCGTTGTTGCCGATTTATATGAGAAAACGAATAGAGGGCACGATTTTTCTTATAATTTAAAGCCGACTACTTTTATTAATGTTAATGAAAAAGAATTACGTCATACGAATGATAAGAGTAAGCGTCAAAATTATGCGTTCGTTTATGAGAATTTCAGCCAAAATCCATTTTGGGATACGCTGAAAGTGACTTATTCGACACAAAAAATTAAAAATCGCGCTCGTACCGATGATTATTGCGACGGTAAACATTGTGATGAAACAAGTAATCCGGCAGGCCTACAATTAAAAGACGGCAAAGTGGTGGATCGAGACGGTAATAAGCCGAAATTAGGCGTTGATGATTTAGGTTTGACGACGATTTCCGATTCGACGGGGACTTCGACTAAAGGGATTAATTTAGTTAAAGATTTTTGGTTTGACTGTACTATTTTTGATTGTAACGCGCCGGTAACCGCCTATAAAAAGGGTTATGACGGCATATCCTCTAAAGAAGTGATGTTAGATAGGGTTTATACGGATAAAAACGGTAAAAAATTTGCCGCAATCTCTCGGAAAAATGCCTTTAATAGCGTATTACTGCCGGAAAGTAAGGGCTATACCGAAAATATTTATACCGAACGAGATTTGGATACGAATACTAAACAAATTAATTTGGATTTGACGAAAACGCTTTCTCTCTTTGATAAGGAACATTCGCTTGAATATGGCGGAGCTTATAATCAAACCGAGAAAAAGATGGTCAATCGTAGCGGTTTCGGCGCATTCGGTCAGGCACAATGGTGGGCAAAACGATTTTTTGGGTTTAGAACGAATTTTGCCAAGGGAGGCGTAGAAGAAGCCATTACTTGTGAAAATGCGACGGGTGCGGATCAATGGAACGGATTACTTTGTCCGAGTGAAGGGGAGTTTTCTTTCCTGATTCCGGTAAAAGCCGAAAATGCCTCGTTGTATTTTGCCGATAACATTAAAGCGAATGATTACTTGAGTTTTAATATCGGTTATCGTTACGATGACATTAAATATAAGCCTGAATATATCGCGGGGAAAACGGCAAAAATTCCTGACGATATGTTACAAGGTTTATTCGTTCCTTTACCGGATAAGCCTTCTAAAGAAGATATTCGTAAAAATGCCGAAGATAATATCCGCTATCTTTCAAGAAAAACTTTATATCAGAAACATTCGTACTCTCTCGGCGCAACGGCGGATCCGTTTAAGTTTTTACAAATACAGCTGAAATATTCAAACGGGTTCAGAGCACCGACTTCGGATGAACTCTATTTCACATTTAAGCATCCTGATTTTACCATTTTGCCGAATGTAAATTTAAAAGCGGAGCATGCGGAAACCAAAGAAGCCGCACTTACATTGCACGGCGATCTCGGTTTTATCACGACCAGCTACTTTAAAACGGATTATGATAATTTTATCGATTTAAAATATCTTGGAGCAAAAAACTTAGTGAATGCTTTCGGCGGAAGTGCGACGGCCAGACCGTATCAAATATATCAAAATATTAATCGCCAAGAAGCGAAAGTAAACGGATTGGAAATCAACTCTAAACTACACTTCGGACAATTATGGCAATTATTGAACGGATTTAGTGCCAGTTATAAATACACTTATCAAAAAGGTAAAATAGACGGTAATATCCCGCTTAATGCGATTCAGCCGCGAACGTCCGTATTCGGTTTAGGGTATGCTCATCCTGAAGATAAATTCGGTTTGGACGTATATGTAACTCGGGTGAGTGCGAAAAAAGCGGAAGATACCTACAATATGTATCACGCTGAAGAAAAAGCGGATAACAGCCATTTAAAATGGCGTAGCGGTGCTTATACTATTGTAG
- the nrfF gene encoding heme lyase NrfEFG subunit NrfF, with amino-acid sequence MAKVLQKIALILPLVFSLVAKAEMVDTFQFQNEADRIRAVALAKSLRCPQCQNQNLVESNATTAYKLRLEVYEMVNQGKTDEEIIKIMTERFGHFVNYKPPFNAQTWLLWGMPVGLFLILFGAIVWRTKKRNK; translated from the coding sequence ATGGCAAAAGTATTGCAAAAAATAGCACTAATTTTACCGCTTGTATTCAGTCTGGTTGCCAAGGCGGAAATGGTGGATACCTTTCAATTTCAGAACGAAGCCGATCGCATACGAGCGGTTGCTCTGGCAAAGTCTTTGCGTTGTCCGCAATGTCAAAACCAGAATTTAGTCGAGTCTAATGCGACCACGGCATATAAATTACGTTTAGAAGTGTATGAAATGGTTAATCAAGGAAAAACGGACGAGGAAATTATTAAGATAATGACCGAGCGTTTCGGACACTTTGTGAATTATAAACCGCCGTTTAATGCGCAAACTTGGTTATTATGGGGTATGCCGGTCGGGCTATTTCTCATACTGTTCGGCGCAATTGTGTGGCGTACTAAAAAACGTAATAAATAG